A single genomic interval of uncultured Desulfobulbus sp. harbors:
- a CDS encoding 4Fe-4S binding protein gives MLKRLRVTLAACFFLLTLSLFLDFREMGLRILADNVLFLQFIPSCLSFSTAAAVSSAGFVVVLGITLLFGRVYCSTICPLGTGQDLISCLARKRRLDTKKNSKGGGYRFSSPHSGLRSALLSLTVLLLLGENNLALNLLDPFSSFGRIMANLVRPLVLGLNNLGAMVAESVGGTLLYQVQWPSLAPVSVGISLAILILVGWMSAHHGRLYCNTLCPVGTLLGLVARCSLLGLRFTQDRCIQCGACESVCKAACIDIDLGQIDLSRCVSCYNCLSVCPTQAIEIGKTRHRRSATPRSPSGRRQFLLTLFAGGMELLTQRTEDGQQRISPLQERPTTISEKKNCPISPPGSISVAHFNSHCTACHLCVSACPSQVLRPSFVGYGLSSMLQPQLDFRTGHCNFECTICTEICPSGAILPLTRKAKKQTQVGVARFIRENCVVFTDKTNCGACSEHCPTKAVHMVPYPQVGGRKLRIPEVNGAICVGCGGCEHACPTRPYKAIYVDGNPVHKLAEKPEETPVSVPPPTGEDFPF, from the coding sequence GTGCTCAAAAGGCTGCGGGTTACTCTTGCCGCCTGTTTCTTTCTCCTGACCCTGTCGCTCTTTTTGGATTTCCGGGAAATGGGCCTGCGAATCCTTGCGGATAACGTACTGTTTCTCCAATTTATCCCCTCCTGCCTTAGCTTCTCCACTGCGGCTGCCGTCAGCTCAGCAGGGTTTGTTGTTGTTCTTGGTATCACCTTGCTGTTTGGCCGGGTGTACTGCTCCACTATCTGTCCCCTGGGAACAGGGCAAGACCTGATCAGCTGCCTCGCCCGCAAGAGGCGCCTGGATACGAAAAAAAATTCCAAGGGAGGAGGCTACCGCTTCTCCAGCCCCCATAGCGGACTTCGCTCTGCCCTCCTTTCCCTGACCGTGCTTCTTCTGCTGGGGGAAAACAACTTGGCGCTCAACCTCCTTGACCCTTTCAGCAGTTTCGGCCGCATTATGGCAAATCTTGTCCGCCCGCTCGTCCTTGGCCTGAACAATCTGGGAGCAATGGTTGCAGAGTCGGTGGGGGGCACCCTGCTCTACCAGGTCCAATGGCCGTCCCTCGCGCCTGTTTCCGTGGGCATCTCCCTGGCCATCCTCATCCTGGTGGGATGGATGAGCGCACATCATGGCCGCCTCTATTGCAACACCCTCTGCCCCGTGGGGACACTGCTGGGGCTGGTGGCGCGTTGCTCGCTCCTTGGTCTGCGCTTCACCCAAGACAGGTGCATCCAGTGTGGAGCCTGCGAGAGCGTATGCAAAGCCGCCTGCATCGATATCGACCTGGGACAGATCGATCTCAGCCGTTGTGTGAGCTGTTATAACTGTCTGAGCGTTTGCCCTACCCAGGCCATCGAGATAGGCAAAACCCGGCACCGACGCTCTGCAACTCCCCGCTCCCCCTCCGGACGGAGGCAATTCCTCCTGACCCTTTTTGCTGGAGGAATGGAACTGCTTACTCAGAGAACGGAGGATGGGCAGCAACGGATCTCCCCCCTGCAAGAACGCCCGACAACCATCTCCGAGAAAAAAAACTGCCCGATTTCCCCTCCGGGATCGATCAGCGTCGCTCACTTCAACTCCCATTGCACTGCCTGCCACCTCTGCGTCTCCGCCTGCCCCTCCCAGGTGTTGCGGCCCTCCTTTGTGGGGTACGGCCTGTCCTCCATGCTGCAGCCGCAGCTGGACTTCCGAACAGGCCACTGCAACTTTGAGTGCACCATCTGCACGGAGATTTGCCCCAGCGGGGCCATTCTCCCGCTAACCAGGAAGGCCAAGAAACAAACCCAGGTCGGGGTTGCCCGGTTCATCCGGGAAAATTGCGTTGTCTTCACCGACAAGACCAACTGCGGCGCCTGCTCCGAGCATTGTCCGACCAAGGCGGTACACATGGTGCCCTATCCACAGGTAGGCGGACGAAAACTACGCATCCCTGAAGTCAATGGGGCCATTTGCGTTGGCTGTGGCGGCTGCGAGCATGCCTGTCCGACACGCCCCTACAAGGCCATCTATGTGGACGGCAACCCGGTGCACAAACTCGCGGAAAAACCGGAGGAAACGCCGGTGAGTGTACCGCCGCCAACCGGCGAGGATTTTCCGTTCTGA
- a CDS encoding alpha/beta hydrolase yields MVGTPYGGVKEQGAGLYAQTMAERGFIAIAFDESFNGTSGGEPRRTSSPEIFTEDFSAGVDFLGTRPYVDRNKIGAIGICGSGGFALKAAQVDQRIKAVATASMYDMSRVTRNGWMDNISAEERTKMLVELGEQRWKDFELGPNEIAAGFPSEPQDSVPEELDPITSEFFEFYAMKRGFHPNAPAAFTLTSSRAFMNFPLLNYVESISPRPILLIIGENAHSRYFSEDAYAIAAEPKELCFVPGARHIDLYDTTDMIPFDKLESFFTKNLQ; encoded by the coding sequence GTGGTGGGGACACCCTATGGTGGGGTCAAAGAGCAGGGCGCCGGCTTGTATGCGCAGACCATGGCTGAACGCGGATTTATCGCCATCGCCTTTGATGAATCGTTCAACGGCACCAGCGGTGGTGAACCCAGGCGTACCTCCTCTCCTGAGATCTTTACTGAAGACTTTAGCGCTGGCGTAGATTTCCTCGGGACTCGGCCCTATGTGGACAGAAATAAAATCGGTGCTATTGGCATTTGCGGCAGTGGTGGATTTGCGCTCAAGGCTGCGCAGGTGGACCAGCGCATCAAGGCGGTTGCCACGGCAAGCATGTATGATATGAGTCGGGTTACCCGCAACGGCTGGATGGACAACATATCTGCTGAGGAGCGTACCAAAATGCTGGTAGAGCTTGGTGAGCAGCGCTGGAAGGATTTTGAATTGGGGCCCAATGAGATTGCAGCAGGATTTCCCAGTGAACCGCAGGATTCTGTCCCGGAAGAGCTGGATCCCATTACCAGTGAGTTCTTTGAATTCTATGCTATGAAACGGGGCTTCCACCCCAATGCGCCGGCAGCCTTTACGCTGACCAGTTCCAGGGCCTTTATGAATTTCCCGTTGTTGAATTACGTGGAGTCGATTTCTCCCCGGCCCATTCTCTTGATTATCGGAGAAAATGCGCACTCCAGATACTTTTCAGAGGATGCCTATGCCATAGCCGCAGAACCAAAAGAACTTTGTTTCGTCCCTGGGGCTCGACATATCGATTTGTACGACACGACCGATATGATTCCCTTTGATAAACTGGAATCGTTTTTTACTAAAAATTTGCAATAA
- a CDS encoding DUF362 domain-containing protein: MDRRDFLKKAIGSSIAAGSAWAFTGVEELWAAPLSSARAWELVAVRGGEPGIMFDQAIASFGGMQAFVPKGSKVVVKPNIGWDVPPDRGGNTHPELVGRIVEHCLAVGAKQVTVFDHTCDNWRRCYTNSGIEEAVNRAGGSLVSADSKGYYQHVAVPRGKRLTEALVHQALLQADVFINVPVLKHHSSAMVTIGMKNLMGVVWDRGYWHRNDLHQCIADFASFRKPDLTVVDAYNIMKQNGPRGISVGDVVRMQAQILATDPVAADAAAAKLFGAEPADIRHIQIAADMQLGRMNLQDVSINRIKL, encoded by the coding sequence ATGGATCGTCGTGACTTTTTGAAAAAAGCCATCGGCAGTAGCATAGCGGCTGGTTCTGCTTGGGCGTTCACCGGGGTGGAAGAGTTATGGGCAGCCCCCCTGTCCTCTGCTCGGGCCTGGGAGCTGGTAGCGGTCCGCGGCGGCGAGCCGGGGATAATGTTTGACCAGGCGATCGCCTCCTTTGGGGGCATGCAGGCCTTTGTTCCCAAAGGCAGCAAGGTCGTGGTCAAACCGAATATCGGCTGGGATGTACCGCCGGATCGAGGTGGCAACACCCATCCCGAACTGGTGGGACGTATAGTCGAGCATTGCCTGGCGGTGGGCGCCAAACAGGTCACGGTCTTTGATCATACCTGCGATAACTGGCGCCGCTGCTACACCAACAGCGGCATCGAGGAGGCGGTCAACAGGGCGGGCGGTTCACTGGTCTCGGCCGACAGTAAGGGGTATTACCAGCACGTCGCTGTTCCCAGGGGAAAAAGGCTCACCGAGGCCCTGGTGCACCAGGCCCTGCTCCAGGCCGATGTGTTCATCAACGTGCCGGTGTTGAAACATCACAGTTCCGCCATGGTGACCATCGGCATGAAAAATCTCATGGGCGTGGTCTGGGATCGGGGCTATTGGCACCGGAACGATCTGCACCAGTGTATCGCCGACTTTGCCTCCTTCCGCAAACCCGATCTCACCGTGGTCGACGCCTACAACATCATGAAACAAAACGGCCCGCGCGGCATCTCCGTTGGCGATGTGGTCCGTATGCAGGCGCAGATCCTGGCAACGGATCCGGTGGCCGCGGATGCTGCTGCTGCCAAGTTGTTCGGTGCAGAGCCCGCCGATATCCGCCATATCCAGATCGCGGCTGACATGCAGTTGGGCAGGATGAACCTGCAGGATGTATCGATAAATCGGATTAAGCTCTAG
- a CDS encoding AraC family transcriptional regulator: MALLTQKVDAWTLAHPREFITAYPALSIYRHEAPTELTSYLQEPSVCLIAQGHKRVLLGDDEFFYDQEHYLVSSVDLPLVAQILEASRKKPYLGITLRLEKKQIAQMMIDNHVAISRKQPGGRALAVSKVELSLVQALLRLVDLLETPEDIPVLAPLIQREILYRLLTSEQGARLRQIAMVGSHSNQIARAIDWLRTNYDKAFKVEELAALSGMSTSGLHYHFRAVTAMSPLQFQKRIRLNEARQLMLMEQKDATTAAFAVGYESPSQFSREYSRLFGAPPSRDIKRLLEITAN, from the coding sequence ATGGCTTTGTTAACCCAAAAAGTGGATGCATGGACCCTTGCCCATCCCAGAGAATTCATCACGGCGTACCCGGCCTTATCCATTTACCGTCATGAGGCACCAACGGAGTTGACAAGCTATCTCCAGGAGCCCTCGGTCTGCCTGATTGCCCAGGGACACAAACGGGTGCTTCTTGGTGACGACGAATTTTTTTATGATCAGGAACATTACCTGGTTTCATCCGTCGATTTGCCATTGGTGGCACAGATTCTGGAAGCCAGTCGTAAAAAACCCTACCTGGGAATAACGCTTCGCCTGGAAAAAAAGCAGATCGCGCAAATGATGATCGACAACCACGTGGCCATCTCCAGAAAACAACCGGGAGGCAGGGCTTTGGCGGTGAGCAAGGTCGAACTTTCTCTTGTGCAGGCACTGCTTCGCCTTGTCGACCTTTTGGAGACCCCGGAGGATATTCCCGTTCTCGCACCGTTGATTCAAAGGGAAATCTTGTATCGCCTTCTCACAAGTGAACAGGGAGCGCGTTTGCGCCAGATTGCAATGGTCGGCAGTCACAGCAACCAGATAGCGCGCGCAATCGACTGGTTGCGGACAAATTACGACAAGGCGTTCAAGGTTGAAGAGTTGGCGGCGCTCAGTGGCATGAGCACCTCGGGTCTTCATTATCACTTTCGAGCGGTTACCGCAATGAGCCCGCTCCAGTTTCAAAAAAGGATTCGTCTCAATGAAGCCAGGCAGCTCATGCTCATGGAGCAGAAGGACGCGACAACCGCTGCCTTTGCCGTGGGATACGAAAGCCCTTCCCAGTTCAGCCGTGAGTACAGCCGCCTGTTCGGGGCGCCGCCTTCACGAGACATTAAAAGATTGCTCGAAATAACAGCTAATTAG
- a CDS encoding thrombospondin type 3 repeat-containing protein, with translation MLHKTDQQYHNIFDRVYFSMYHKKKEIHHTLITTILAIMFCSPSFAYTVSYTYNNLNRLTQATYDNGNSIDYTHDSVGNITNIEYAGEAQASDLDNDGASDSKDNCIYLSNPDQADSNSNGIGDACDFYSDSDKDGLSDAEEYYLGTNPLRKDSDGDGVSDNDEYLCNSDPLSSTSSCKQHQIVMPWLMLLLDDKK, from the coding sequence ATGCTCCATAAAACAGATCAACAATACCATAACATTTTTGATCGAGTATATTTTTCCATGTATCATAAAAAGAAAGAAATCCATCATACCCTGATTACAACCATACTAGCTATAATGTTTTGTTCTCCATCTTTTGCTTACACAGTTAGCTATACCTACAACAATCTCAACCGTCTAACCCAAGCGACATACGATAACGGCAACAGCATCGACTACACCCATGATTCTGTTGGCAATATCACCAACATCGAGTATGCCGGAGAAGCTCAAGCTAGCGATCTGGACAACGATGGAGCCTCGGATAGTAAGGATAATTGTATCTATCTAAGCAACCCTGATCAGGCCGACAGTAACAGCAATGGCATTGGCGATGCCTGCGATTTCTATTCGGACAGTGACAAGGATGGGCTCAGCGATGCTGAAGAATACTATCTAGGCACGAACCCGCTTCGGAAGGATTCTGACGGTGATGGCGTAAGCGACAACGATGAATATCTCTGTAATTCTGATCCACTAAGCTCCACATCTAGCTGTAAGCAACACCAAATAGTAATGCCCTGGCTTATGTTGTTGTTGGATGACAAAAAATAA
- a CDS encoding acetamidase/formamidase family protein: protein MGKMVPGTEIDDWARWYKEVMEETAETCFYPDSHTGAEKIPKGAGHHRLTGPIYVEEAEPGDILQVEILDIDPGQYGFNLNPNTDFLQLGLLADEYPQGKVRWYTINRETMKVEFLPGIEIPVRPFPGTIGVELAEKGMWSNAPPGRHGGNMDNKELVSGTALYLPVQVKGAGLKTGDAHYAQGNGEVNLNALEGVFNSISLRVTVRKDLSSLIDFPMASSPSHWIMMGFHTDLYRSCQMATRQAINFLHQYYGLPKAEAYAFCSQAVDLQVTQLVDYTLGIHAMIPKSCFVGAQYRELNQLLIKHQA, encoded by the coding sequence ATGGGCAAGATGGTTCCCGGAACCGAGATTGACGATTGGGCCAGATGGTATAAGGAGGTCATGGAGGAAACTGCCGAGACCTGCTTTTATCCCGACAGTCATACCGGGGCCGAAAAAATCCCCAAAGGCGCGGGCCATCACCGTCTCACCGGACCCATTTACGTTGAAGAGGCAGAGCCGGGCGATATACTGCAGGTCGAGATTCTCGATATCGATCCGGGCCAGTACGGGTTTAACCTCAACCCCAACACCGACTTTCTCCAACTGGGATTGCTCGCCGATGAGTATCCGCAAGGAAAAGTGCGGTGGTACACGATCAACCGTGAAACAATGAAGGTTGAGTTTTTACCGGGCATCGAAATCCCGGTCCGCCCCTTCCCCGGCACCATTGGCGTGGAACTGGCCGAAAAGGGGATGTGGAGCAATGCCCCTCCGGGACGGCACGGAGGCAATATGGACAACAAGGAATTGGTCAGCGGCACCGCCCTCTACCTGCCGGTCCAGGTCAAGGGGGCAGGATTGAAAACCGGGGATGCACACTATGCGCAAGGCAACGGCGAGGTCAACCTCAACGCCCTGGAGGGGGTGTTCAACAGCATTTCCCTGCGCGTGACGGTCCGCAAAGACCTGTCCTCGCTCATCGACTTCCCCATGGCCTCCAGCCCGAGCCATTGGATTATGATGGGCTTTCACACCGATCTGTATAGATCCTGTCAGATGGCCACCCGGCAGGCTATCAATTTTCTCCATCAATACTACGGATTGCCCAAGGCAGAGGCCTATGCCTTCTGTAGCCAGGCCGTTGATTTACAGGTGACCCAACTCGTTGACTACACCCTCGGCATCCATGCCATGATCCCCAAGAGTTGCTTTGTCGGCGCACAATACCGGGAACTGAACCAACTTTTGATCAAGCATCAGGCATGA